From the Syngnathoides biaculeatus isolate LvHL_M chromosome 10, ASM1980259v1, whole genome shotgun sequence genome, one window contains:
- the LOC133507664 gene encoding activin receptor type-1B-like, producing MANLGIPLVLVNWLAMYRCCEALLCNCTTVQCERAGFWCETDGACVASMSLIDGQERHVRTCITRDKLEPPGHPFYCLGAEGLYNIHCCYTDYCNSIDLKLPSVTTQSGPNEGLWPGGTWGLVEVVAVVAGPLLLLCLLLLLGVFVCQYQRRACGHRQRLEVEDPSCDHLYMPNDRSLQDFIYDLSTSGSGSGLPLFVQRTVARTIVLHEVIGKGRFGEVWRGRWRGGDVAVKIFSSREERSWFREAEIYQTIMIRHENILGFIAADNKDNGTWTQLWLVSDYHEYGSLFDYLNRFSVTAEGMIKLAVTAASGLAHLHMEILGTQGKPGIAHRDLKSKNILVKKNYTCAIADLGLAVRHDSVTDTIDIAPNQRVGTKRYMAPEVLDDTINMRHFDSFKCADIYALGLVYWEIARRCNSGGILEEYQLPYYDLVPSDPSLEDMKKVVCDQKTRPNISNWWQSHEALRVMGKIMRECWYANGAARLTALRIKKSLSQLSVKEDIKV from the exons CTCTTCTGTGCAACTGCACCACTGTGCAGTGCGAGAGAGCAGGCTTCTGGTGCGAGACGGACGGAGCCTGCGTGGCCTCCATGTCCCTCATCGATGGTCAAGAACGGCACGTTCGTACTTGCATCACCAGAGACAAACTTGAACCTCCTGGACACCCCTTCTACTGTCTCGGTGCGGAGGGTCTTTACAACATCCATTGCTGCTACACTGACTACTGCAACAGCATTGATCTCAAATTGCCATCCG tgaccACCCAATCGGGGCCCAATGAAGGTTTATGGCCCGGTGGGACGTGGGGACTGGTGGAAGTGGTCGCCGTGGTAGCGGGACCGCTGCTCCTACTttgtctgctgctgctgctgggtgTCTTCGTTTGTCAGTACCAGCGGAGGGCCTGCGGCCACCGACAGAGGCTAGAGGTGGAAGACCCCTCCTGCGACCACCTCTACATGCCCAACGACAGGAGCCTGCAGGACTTCATTTACGATCTGTCGACATCTGGATCTGGCTCAG GCTTGCCTCTCTTTGTCCAAAGGACTGTCGCCAGAACAATTGTACTCCACGAAGTCATCGGAAAGGGGCGCTTTGGCGAGGTGTGGCGAGGACGTTGGCGGGGGGGCGACGTGGCGGTGAAAATCTTCTCCTCCAGAGAAGAACGGTCCTGGTTCCGTGAGGCTGAAATCTATCAGACCATCATGATACGCCACGAGAATATCTTGGGCTTCATCGCCGCTGACAACAAAG ACAATGGCACATGGACTCAGCTCTGGTTGGTGTCAGACTACCACGAGTACGGCTCCCTGTTCGACTACCTGAACCGCTTCTCTGTCACTGCCGAAGGGATGATCAAACTGGCCGTGACCGCTGCCAGCGGTCTGGCGCATCTGCACATGGAGATCCTCGGAACGCAAG GAAAACCGGGCATCGCCCACCGAGACCTCAAGTCCAAAAACATCCTTGTGAAGAAGAACTACACCTGTGCCATTGCCGATCTGGGTTTAGCTGTCCGTCACGACTCCGTCACAGACACCATCGACATCGCTCCGAACCAAAGAGTAGGAACCAAGAG aTACATGGCCCCAGAGGTCCTGGACGACACAATCAACATGAGGCACTTCGACTCGTTCAAATGTGCTGATATTTACGCTCTGGGGCTGGTCTACTGGGAGATTGCGCGGCGCTGTAATAGTGGAG GTATCCTTGAGGAATATCAGCTGCCCTACTACGACCTGGTGCCCTCTGACCCTTCACTGGAAGACATGAAAAAGGTGGTGTGTGACCAAAAGACGCGGCCCAACATATCAAACTGGTGGCAGAGCCATGAG GCTTTGCGGGTTATGGGCAAGATAATGAGGGAGTGTTGGTATGCCAACGGCGCTGCCCGTTTGACTGCCCTCCGCATCAAAAAGAGCTTGTCCCAGCTGAGTGTCAAAGAAGACATTAAAGTCTGA
- the LOC133507045 gene encoding tumor necrosis factor ligand superfamily member 6-like codes for MACNQSNRFQQLVSIDENQQQEQQEEQQPYPGGPRVRGGCTGILHLFSIAVLLLVTMGFCVCLMYNTQKGLRDLRKMSQELKLAQELGRAKMQICSNEAGGNKEDKKESQEKAAAHVIGRIEKGVFSKTLHWEANVGAAFTGGGVAYQAEDGALRVNQSGLYHIYSRVEFIFKQCSPTSSFFHTVFLRRSSGYPDVALMEAFKAGFCPQQNEPNEQHAWTADSYLASALWLCQDDRVLVNVSHPQYLSHSSHGNFFGLYKI; via the exons ATGGCCTGTAACCAGAGTAATCGTTTTCAACAGTTGGTATCCATCGATGAAAATCAACAGCAGGAACAGCAAGAGGAACAGCAACCTTACCCTGGAGGACCAAGGGTGAGAGGCGGCTGCACGGGGATCTTGCACCTCTTTTCCATCGCGGTCTTGCTGCTCGTTACAATGGGCTTCTGCGTCTGCCTGATGTACAACACACAGAAGGGGCTGAGGGACCTGAGGAAG ATGTCACAAGAGTTAAAGCTTGCACAGGAGTTGGGCAGAGCCAAAATGCAAATCT GTTCGAATGAAGCTGGAGGAAACAAAGAGGACAAGAAAGAGAGCCAAGAAAAGGCGGCAGCACATGTTATAG GGCGAATTGAAAAAGGGGTCTTCAGCAAAACGCTTCACTGGGAGGCGAACGTGGGTGCCGCATTCACCGGCGGCGGCGTGGCCTACCAAGCGGAGGACGGCGCCTTGCGTGTCAACCAAAGCGGACTGTACCATATCTACTCACGGGTGGAGTTCATCTTCAAGCAGTGCTCGCCCACGTCCTCCTTTTTCCACACAGTGTTTTTGAGGAGGTCGTCTGGGTACCCCGACGTGGCCCTGATGGAGGCCTTCAAGGCCGGGTTCTGCCCCCAGCAGAATGAGCCAAATGAGCAACACGCCTGGACCGCCGACAGTTACCTGGCGTCGGCTCTGTGGCTGTGCCAGGACGACAGGGTCCTGGTCAATGTGTCGCACCCCCAATATCTAAGCCACTCGAGCCATGGCAACTTCTTTGGTCTCTACAAGATCTGA
- the LOC133507046 gene encoding tumor necrosis factor ligand superfamily member 6-like: protein MACNQSNRFQQLVSIDENQQQEQQEEQQPYPGGPRVRGGCTGVFHLFSTMVLLVVTIGFCVYLMYNTQKELRDLRKMSQEFKLAQELSRAKMQICSNEAGGNKEDKKESQERAAAHVIGRIEKGVFSKTLHWEANVGAAFTGGGVAYQAEDGALRVNQSGLYHIYSRVEFIFKQCSPTSFFHTVFLRRSSGYPDVALMEAPKAGFCPQQNEPNEQHAWTADSYLASALWLCQDDRVLVNVSHPQYLSHSSHGNFFGLYKI from the exons ATGGCCTGTAACCAGAGTAATCGTTTTCAACAGTTGGTATCCATCGATGAAAATCAACAGCAGGAACAGCAGGAGGAACAGCAACCTTACCCTGGAGGACCAAGGGTGAGAGGCGGCTGCACGGGGGTCTTCCACCTCTTTTCCACCATGGTCTTGCTGGTCGTGACAATTGGCTTCTGCGTCTACCTGATGTACAACACACAGAAGGAGCTGAGGGACTTGAGGAAG ATGTCACAAGAGTTTAAGCTTGCACAGGAGTTGAGCAGAGCCAAAATGCAAATCT GTTCCAATGAAGCTGGAGGAAACAAAGAGGACAAGAAAGAGAGCCAAGAAAGGGCGGCAGCACATGTTATAG GGCGAATTGAAAAAGGGGTCTTCAGCAAAACGCTTCACTGGGAGGCGAACGTGGGTGCCGCATTCACCGGCGGCGGCGTGGCCTACCAAGCGGAGGACGGCGCCTTGCGTGTCAACCAAAGCGGACTGTACCATATCTACTCACGGGTGGAGTTCATCTTCAAGCAGTGCTCGCCCACGTCCTTTTTCCACACAGTGTTTTTGAGGAGGTCGTCTGGGTACCCCGACGTGGCCCTGATGGAGGCCCCCAAGGCCGGGTTCTGCCCCCAGCAGAATGAGCCAAATGAGCAACACGCCTGGACCGCCGACAGTTACCTGGCGTCGGCTCTGTGGCTGTGCCAGGACGACAGGGTCCTGGTCAATGTGTCGCACCCCCAATATCTAAGCCACTCGAGCCATGGCAACTTCTTTGGTCTGTACAAGATCTGA
- the rhebl1 gene encoding ras homolog, mTORC1 binding like 1, with the protein MPQPKYRKIAVIGYRSVGKSSLTIQFVEGQFVDSYDPTIENTFNKMVSVNCQDFNLQLVDTAGQDEYSIFPQSHSMDIHGYVLVYSVTSMKSFEVVQVLHDKLLDMVGKIQVPTVLVGNKKDLHMERVIKPEEGKKLADSWGAAFMESSAKENETAVEVFKRIILEMEKADGNVPPEEKKCAMM; encoded by the exons ATGCCTCAGCCGAAGTACCGAAAGATTGCTGTGATTGGTTACAGATCTGTAG GGAAGTCATCTCTCACAATACAGTTTGTGGAAGGACAGTTTGTGGACTCCTATGACCCCACAATTGAAAACA CATTCAATAAAATGGTCAGCGTCAATTGTCAAGACTTCAATCTTCAACTGGTTGACACTGCTGGACAA GACGAATACTCCATTTTTCCACAGTCCCACTCAATGGACATTCACGGCTATGTCCTTGTTTATTCTGTGACATCCATGAAGAG TTTCGAGGTTGTTCAGGTTCTACATGACAAACTGCTGGATATGGTTGGAAAGATTCA GGTTCCAACCGTTCTTGTTGGTAACAAAAAAGATCTCCACATGGAAAG GGTCATCAAACCAGAGGAGGGAAAGAAGCTTGCTGATTCCTGGGGTGCTGCTTTCATGGAGTCCTCAGCCAAGGAGAATGAG ACAGCCGTGGAGGTTTTCAAGCGAATCATATTGGAGATGGAGAAAGCTGACGGGAATGTCCCGCCGGAGGAGAAAAAGTGTGCCATGATGTAA
- the prkag1 gene encoding 5'-AMP-activated protein kinase subunit gamma-1, with protein MDCIPATLEDLESKKDPLIEDPEHNVYTRFMKSHRCYDLVPTSSKLVVFDTSLQVKKAFFALVSNGVRAAPLWDSNKQCFVGMLTITDFINILHRYYKSPLVQIYELEEHKIETWRELYLQDSFKPLVSISPNASLYDAVSSLLKNKIHRLPVIDPLTGNTLYILTHKRILKFLKLFISEMPKPTFLGQTLEELNIGTFQNIAVVRTDTPLYTALGIFVEQRVSALPVVDDKGRVVDIYSKFDVINLAAEKTYNNLDLTVTKALQHRSQYFEGVLTCNRHETLEAIINRLVEAEVHRLVVVDEQDVVKGIVSLSDILQALVLTDRDEGTA; from the exons ATGGACTGT attCCGGCAACTCTTGAGGATCTTGAGAGCAAAAAGGATCCACTTATTGAGG ACCCCGAGCACAATGTGTACACCAGGTTCATGAAGTCCCATCGCTGTTATGACCTCGTACCTACTAGCTCCAAATTGGTTGTTTTTGACACGTCCCTCCAG GTCAAGAAGGCATTTTTTGCTCTAGTTTCCAATGGGGTGAGAGCGGCTCCCCTTTGGGACAGTAACAAGCAGTGCTTTGTCg GCATGCTAACCATCACAGACTTCATTAACATCCTTCATCGATATTATAAGTCTCCACTG GTTCAGATTTATGAATTGGAAGAGCACAAAATAGAAACATGGAGAG aGCTGTATCTCCAAGACTCTTTCAAGCCCTTGGTTAGCATATCACCCAATGCcag CTTGTATGATGCAGTATCTTCGCTCCTTAAGAACAAGATCCACAGACTGCCAGTAATCGACCCCCTGACAGGAAACACTCTCTATATTCTCACACACAAGCGGATCCTCAAATTCTTGAAGCTCTTT ATATCTGAGATGCCAAAACCAACCTTCTTGGGTCAAACTTTGGAGGAGCTGAACATAGGGACATTCCAGAACATAGCAGTGGTGCGCACAGATACGCCTCTGTATACAGCGCTGGGTATTTTTGTAGAGCAGCGAGTGTCTGCGCTCCCTGTGGTGGACGACAAAG GTCGAGTGGTGGACATATACTCCAAATTTGATGTCATT AACCTCGCAGCGGAAAAGACCTACAACAACCTGGACTTGACTGTGACCAAAGCCTTGCAGCACCGCTCTCAGTACTTCGAAGGGGTGCTGACCTGCAATCGCCACGAAACCCTGGAGGCCATCATCAACAGGCTGGTGGAGGCTGAG GTACACAGATTGGTGGTGGTTGATGAGCAGGACGTAGTGAAGGGTATCGTCTCCCTGTCAGATATCCTCCAGGCACTTGTGCTCACCGATCGAGATGAGG GCACTGCGTAA